The genomic segment GAGCCCGCCGACACCCGGACCTCCAGACGGGTGGAAGGCAGCGGGTGGTTCTGCCCCCGGACGAGTTCGGCCGTCATTGCCCTGTCCCCTTGCTGCGTGACCGTGTCGGTGCGTGAGCGTGCGTGACCATGTCGGTGCGTAAGCGCGTGTGCGTAAGCGCGTGTGGCTCGTGCGGTGGGTGGGCGCGCGTGCGGCCCTGCCGGGGTGCGCCCCGGGGTACGCGCAACTCCCGGCGGCGGGAGCCTCCGGGAGTTGGTCGGGCCCGTGGGCCCGTGGGTTCCGTCCGGTCCCGCCGGAGCCCGTCCCGCCGCGCGCGGCGGCGGTGCGGACGGGCTCTCCGGCGGGCGGCCGTCAGAGGTGCGGCAGGATCGCGGGCATCAGGTCCTGGAACGTGCGGCCGTTGGCCGGGTTACCGAGGGCCGTCATCTGCCAGCCGGCGCTGGCCCGGTGCACCTTCGCCATGATCTGGGCGGTGTACTGGCCGCCGCCGTCGAGCGTGTAACGGGCCAGTTCCTGGCCGTTGGTCTCGTCGACGATGCGGCAGAAGGCGTTCTGCACTTCCTGGAACGTCTGCCCGGTGAAGCTGTTCACCGTGAAGACGATCTGGTCGATGTGGACCGGAACCCTCGCCAGGTCCACCAGGATCGCCTCGTCGTCGCCGCCCGCTCCGGCGCCGCCGACGAGGTTGTCACCGGTGTGCTTGACCGAACCGTCGTCGCTCACGAGGTGGCGGAAGAACACCACGTCCACCGGCTGCTTGTCGGCGAACAGGACCGCCGAGGCGTCCAGGTCGATCTCCCGCGTGCGCGATCCGAAGAAACCGCGGCGCGCCGCCGCCTTCCAGCCGAGCCCCATCCGCACCGCGGTCAGGGTTCCCCCGTCCTGCTTCTGCAGGCTGATCGCCTGACCCTTGGTCATGTTGACCGTCACGCGCTGTCCCCTCTCCGCGTCGCTCCGCGTCGTACTCCGCAACCGTCCGTATGCGGTTTCCCCGCACCCTACGCATCACGCCCGTGCCGGAAGCCGGTCCGGTGCGTTCTGTGTCGTTCTTGCAACACGGCGAGGCCGCCGGTCCACACATCAGGCGATACCGGCCTCCTTCATCTGCCGCAGCTCCTTCTTCAGCTCGCCCACCTCGTCGCGCAGACGTGCGGCAACCTCGAACTGGAGGTCGGCGGCGGCGGCCCGCATCCGCTCGGTCATCTCCTCGATGATCCCGGACAGCTCCTCGGCGGGCCGGTCGCTGGTCACCGCGCCCCTGGCACGGGCCTTCCCGGAGTCTGCCTTTGCCTCCCCCGCCTTGCTCGCCTTGCCGCCGAGCGCCGGCACCGGGGCCTTGGCGCCCTTGGTCTGCCGGTAGCCGGTCCCGAGGAGCTGCTCGGTGTCGACCTCCTCGCGGGCGATGGAGGCGACGATGTCGTTGATCTTCTTGCGCAGCGGCTGCGGATCGATGCCGCGCTCGGTGTTGTACGCGATCTGCTTCTCGCGGCGCCGGTTGGTCTCGTCGATGGCCTGCGCCATGGCGGGGGTGACCTTGTCCGCGTACATGTGGACCTGGCCGGAGACGTTGCGCGCCGCGCGTCCGATCGTCTGGATGAGCGAGGTCGCGGAGCGCAGGAACCCCTGCTTGTCGGCGTCGAGGATCGCGACCAGCGAGACCTCGGGCAGGTCGAGGCCCTCCCGCAGGAGGTTGATGCCGACCAGGACGTCGTACTCGCCGGAGCGCAGCTCGCGCAGCAGCTCGATGCGGCGGAGGGTGTCGACGTCGCTGTGGAGGTACCGGACCTGGATGCCGAGTTCCAGGAAGTAGTCGGTGAGGTCCTCGGACATCTTCTTGGTGAGGGTGGTGACGAGGACCCGCTCGTCGCGCTCGGTGCGGGTGCGGATCTCGTGCACGAGGTCGTCGATCTGGCCCTCGGTGGGCTTGACGACGATCTCCGGGTCGACCAGCCCGGTGGGGCGGATGATCTGCTCGACGAAGCCGTCGCCGCGCGAGAGCTCGTAGTTCCCCGGGGTGGCGGAGAGGTAGACGGTCTGGCCGATCCGCTCCTGGAACTCCTCCCACTTCAGGGGGCGGTTGTCCAGGGCGGACGGCAGCCGGAAGCCGTGGTCGACGAGGGTCCGCTTGCGGGAGGCGTCGCCCTCGTACATCGCGCCGATCTGGGGCACCGTGACGTGGGACTCGTCCAGGACCAGCAGGAAGTCCTCGGGGAAGTAGTCGAGGAGGGTGTTCGGGGCGGTGCCGGGCGAGCGGCCGTCGAAGTGCATCGAGTAGTTCTCGACGCCGGAGCAGGTGCCGATCTGGCGGAGCATCTCGATGTCGTACGTGGTGCGCATGCGGAGCCGCTGGGCCTCCAGCATCTTGCCCTGCTTCTCCATGGTGGCCAGCCGCTCCTCCAGCTCCTGCTCGATGCCGGTGATCGCCTTCTCCATGCGCTCGGGTCCGGCGACGTAGTGGGTGGCGGGGAAGACGTGCAGCGAGGTGTCCTCGCTGATCACCTCGCCGGTGAGCGGGTGGAGGGTGGAGAGCGCCTCGATCTCGTCGCCGAACATCTCGATGCGGACGGCGAGTTCCTCGTAGACCGGGAAGATCTCGATCGTGTCGCCGCGCACCCGGAAGGTGCCGCGGGTGAACGCGAGGTCGTTGCGGGTGTACTGGATCTCGACGAACCGGCGCAGCAGCTGGTCGCGGTCGATCTCGTCGCCGACCTTGAGCTGGACCATGCGGTCGACGTACTCCTGCGGGGTACCGAGGCCGTAGATGCAGGAGACGGAGGCGACGACGACGACGTCCCGCCGGGTGAGCAGGGAGTTCGTCGCGGAGTGGCGCAGCCGCTCGACCTCCTCGTTGATCGAGGAGTCCTTCTCGATGTAGGTGTCCGACTGCGGGACGTACGCCTCGGGCTGGTAGTAGTCGTAGTACGAGACGAAGTACTCGACGGCGTTGTTGGGCAGCAGTTCGCGGAACTCGTTGGCCAGCTGGGCGGCCAGCGTCTTGTTGGGCGCCATGACGAGGGTCGGCCGCTGGAGCTTCTCGATCATCCAGGCGGTGGTCGCCGATTTGCCGGTGCCGGTCGCGCCGAGCAGGACGACATCCCTCTCACCTGCCCTGATGCGCTTTTCGAGCTCGGCGATGGCCGCCGGCTGGTCACCGCTGGGCTGGTAGGGACTGACGACCTCGAAAGGTGCCACCGAACGTTCGATCTTCGAAACGGGCCGCATGCATCCACCGTACGACCCGCCACTGACATCGGCTGCGGATCAGGGGCGCCGGGGCCTGCGGGCGCTGTCGAACACGGGCTCGGCGGTGGTGTCGCCGCGGCGCTGGACCGGGATGCCGCGCCGGTCCGTGCCGGTCCGGCGGGGGTCTTCGTCCCGGCCGGGGTCGCCTCCCACGATCAGCGGGTCGAACAGCACGATCACCCCTGCGAGCAGCAGGAAGGCCAGCGGGCCGACGAGGAGCGGTACGAGGATCGAGCCGATCGGTTCGCTCCCGGACCCGTCGGAGGCGCCGGAGACCAGGTGGACGCGGAGGGCCGCCATGCCGGTGTAGTGCATCCCGCTCACGGCGGCCCCCATGACGATGCCGGCGCCCAGGCTCGGCAGGAGGCCGTGGAGGGAGACGGCAGCCCAGAGCGCGGCGGTGGCGGCGACCACGGCGATGACGACGGAGAGGGCCACGGTGGCCGTCGAGTACGCGAACCGCCCGTGGAAGGCGATGGCCGCCATGCCCAGGTAGTGCATGGAGGCCACCCCCAGCCCGGTGAGGGTGCCGCCGGTGACCAGGGCCAGCGGCGTCGCGCCCCGGTAGCCCACGATGAAGATGCCGATGCCGACCATGACGATCGCCACGGCGAGGCTCGCGTACATCAGCGGCCGGTCGTAGGTGATCGAGGCTTCGTCGATGCGGAAGCCCATCATCGCGATGAAGTGCATCGTCCATATCCCGGAGCCGATGGACGTGGCACCGAGGGCGAGCCATCCGGCCCGGTAGGGGCGGCCGCTCCGGTTCGGCCCGGCGATACGGACGGACCGGGCGGTGCAGCGCAGTCCCAGCGCGGCACCGAGGCAGGCCATGAGGAAGGCCGCGACGGGAGTCACGAGGCCGTAGGAGAAGCCGTCCACTGTGCCCTGCATGCTGGATACGCCCTTCACGAAAACGCGGTGCTGGTGGTGCTCCGCCGGTCGGCGGGCGGGCCGGGGGCCCGTGGCTCCCGCCGACCGGGGAGAGGCCGCCGGTCGCCCCGGACGGGTGCCGCTCCTCGGTCGAAGGACCGGGGCACGCGGTCCCCGGCGGCGGCTCCGGGAGGCCCGGAGTTCCGCCGGAACCCGGGAACCCCGGCAAGCGCCCACAAGGGCGGCATTTTATCGCCCGTGAACTGGGGCGGTAGCGAAAAGGCCGCCCATGATCCAGCCCTCACCACTTCTCCCCCGGGTGAGGGTGACCGACACAATCCTGCGACTCCTTACGCACCACGACGCGTATCCCCCGGGCCCCGGCGGCCCGTGCGTGCGGGGCTCGCACCACCCGGATCCCGGGCCGGGACCGTCGGTCGCGCCGGCGGTGTCAGTGGCGGGCACTACCGTTCTCGGTATGACGAACGGCGCCCTCCGTGTGGAGTGGTCGGTGGTGGCGAGCCCCATCGGACCCCTGATGCTCGCCGCGACCGGCACCGGCCTGGTCTCGGTGACCTTCCACGCGCGGCCTTCCGTGCGTGACCGGACCCTGGCGACGCTGCGGGACAGACTCGGCGCGGAGCCGGTGGAGGGCGACGGTTCGGCCGCGCCCGCCGCCGCGGGACGCCTGCTCGACGCCTATTTCGACGGCACGCTGCGGGCGTTCGACCTGCCGCTGGACTGGTCGCTGACCTCGGGCTTCCACCGCCGGGTCCTCCAGGAGCTCGCCATGGGCGTCCCGTACGGCTCGGTCGTCGGTTACGGCGACCTGGCGGCCAGGGTGGGGCGGCCGGACGGGGCGCAGGCGGTGGGGGCGGCGATGGGGGCCAATCCGCTGCCGATCGTGGTGCCCTGCCACCGGGTGGTGGAGAGCGACGGCGGGCTCGGCGGGTTCGGCGGCGGGCTGGAGACGAAGAGGCGGCTGCTGGAGCTGGAGGGCGTGCTGCCCCAGCCCTTGTTCTGACACGGTCCCGGACGGGGGACGGGCCTCCTGACCGGAGACGGGCCGCCTGACCGGAGACAGGCCTCCTGGCCGGAGACGGGCGTGCTGACGGGAGACGGGCCGCCTGACCGGAGACGTACGCCCCGTCCGGAGAGGGCGTGCCGACCGGGCGTCCCGCCGTGATCCGCCCCGGCCGCGCGTCCCGCAGTCGTCCCGCCCCGACCGTGTACCTCACCTCCGTGCACCTCACCCCCGTGCACCTCACCTCCGTGCGCCTCACTCCCGTGCGCGCAGCCCCGTCCACGCCGGGTGGCGGGGGTCGTCGGCGCGGACGACGGCGTCGGCGTGGTCGGCGGGGGCGGTCTCGTCCTCGTACCGCGCGAAGGCGGGCAGGGTCCACTGGGCCTGCTCGTCGGTGTGCCGCCGCAACGCGCCCGGCGAGAGCCGCAGATGGACCGAGAGATCGAACGGGTACCACTGCCCCAGCAGCAACGGCCCGTGCAGCACCAGCACTCCGCCCTCGGGGAGCTCGTGGTACGGGCTGCGGGTGGCCCGGTCGGTGACCGGGTCCCACAGGTCCGGCAGGACCCGTCCGCCGCCGCCCGGTTCCAGCGGCCCGAACACCTCGCGCCAGAGCGCCCCGGTGTCGAACCAGCCCTGGGCGTACGAGTCGGGGTCCCGTCTGCCGTACTCGTACCGCAGACTCGCCGGGCGCAGGAACCCCTCGGTGGACACGACGAGTACGGCGCGTCCGCGCAGGCGCAGGGACTGGGCGAGGCGTTCGGCCAGCGGGCCGGTGCCCGCGGCGGGGGCGCCGTCGACGCCGATCCTGAGCCAGGGGCCGCCGCCGTCCGGGCTCAGCCCGTCCGCGTGCGCGGCGAGGGCCTCGGCCAGCCGGTCCCAGGTGATCGCTTCGAATCGCACCCGCCCATCATCCACCGGCCCGCGCGCCCCCGGACCGGCGGCCGGTCAGCCGCCGGTCCGGGCGTCACCTACCCGCCGCGCAACTCCGTGGCGAGCGGGCTCTCGCCGTACACCTCGATCCGGCCGTCCTTCACCGCCTGGGCGAAGCCGGTCTCCTCCCGGCCCATGGCCAGGCAGAGTTCGGCGTCCAGCACGATGCGGGCGTCGGCGTGGGGGGCCGCGCCGTAGCCGTAGACCTCCTCGCCGGGCGGCACGGGGCCCGTGCGTACGTGGAACTCGCCCTCGTCCAGGTGCACTTCGACCAGGCCGGAGTGGGCCGTCGCCGCCAGGGAGCGGCGCAGCGGGAGGGCGAACCAGTGGGCGCGTACGGCGTCGGTGGGGCGGCGTTCGTCCAGGGCGGGCGCGCCCCACTGGGCGAGGGCGGTGAGGACCGGGAGCAGTTCCCTGCCCCGGTCGGTGAGTTCGTAGACCGAGGCAGCGGCCGGGGGCGGCAGCTTGCGGCGGAGGGCGAGGCCGCTCTGCTCCATGTCCTTGAGGCGGGAGGCGAGGACGTCCGTACTGACGCCCGGCAGATCCGCGTGCAGATCGGTGTAGCGGCGCGGCCCGGCCAGCAGTTCACGGACGATCAGCAGGGTCCACCGGTCCCCGACGGAGTCCAGGGCTCGGGCGGTGGCGCAGAACTGGTCGTAACTGCGTCGGCGTACGGGGCGCGCTGCTGGCTGCTGCTGACGTGGCATACGACGCAGTCTAGACATGTTGTTGGACTTTCCAAGGTCGGGCTTGGTAAAACCAAGTATCGCAATCGGCAGGGGAGGAACCGCATGGAGTTCCGGCAGTCCAGCAAGCTCGACGAGGTCTGTTACGAGATCCGCGGCCCGGTCATCGAGCAGGCGAACGCGCTGGAGGAGGCGGGCCACAGCGTGCTCCGCCTCAACACGGGCAACCCCGCACTGTTCGGCTTCGAGGCGCCCGAGGAGATCGTCCAGGACATGATCCGGATGCTCCCCCAGGCGCACGGCTACACCGATTCGCGCGGCATCCTCTCCGCCCGCCGCGCGGTCGCCCAGCGCTACCAGGCGATGGGGCTGCCGGACGTCGACGTGGACGACATCTTCCTGGGCAACGGGGTCTCCGAGCTGATCTCCATGGCCGTCCAGGCGTTCCTGGAGGACGGCGACGAGGTGCTCGTACCGAGCCCCGACTACCCGCTCTGGACGGCGGTGATCACCCTCGCCGGCGGCAAGGCCGTCCACTACACCTGCGACGAGCAGTCGGACTGGAACCCGGACCTCGCCGACATGGCCGCGAAGATCACCGACCGCACCAGGGCCGTGGTGATCATCAACCCCAACAATCCCACCGGCGCGGTCTATTCGAAGGAGACCCTGGAGGGCATCCTCGGCCTGGCCCGCCGGCACGGACTGCTCGTCTACGCCGACGAGATCTACGACCAGATCCTCTACGACGACGCCGTGCACCACCCGGTCGCCTCCCTCGCCCCGGACCTGCTCACCCTCACCTTCAGCGGGCTGTCGAAGACGTACCGGGTCGCCGGGTTCCGCTCGGGGTGGCTGGTGGTCTCCGGACCGCAGGCGCACGCGCGCGGTTACCTCGAAGGGCTCACCACCCTGGCCTCCATGCGGCTGTGCGCCAACGCACCTGCGCAGTACGCCATCCAGGCGGCGCTCGGCGGCCGGCAGACCATCCGTGAACTCGTCGCGCCGGGCGGCAGGCTGCACGAACAGCGCGACCGCGCCTGGCAGAAGCTGAACGAGATCCCCGGGGTGTCCTGCGTGAAGCCGAAGGGGGCGCTCTACGCGTTTCCCCGGATCGACCCGAAGGTGCACAACATCGTCGACGACGAGCGTTTCGTGCTCGACCTTCTGCTGCGGGAGAAGATCCAGGTGGTGCAGGGCACCGGCTTCAACTGGCCCCGGCCCGACCACTTCCGCATCCTGACGCTGCCGCACGCCGACGATCTCGACGCGGCGATCAGCCGGATCGGGCGCTTCCTGGAGGGATACCGGCAGTGAGCCGGGGCCCGGCGCGGGCATTTCGCGGGATCGTCGGGGGTTCCTCGCGGGTCCCTCGCGGACTTTTCCTGGGCCGGCTCGGCCTCTTCGCGTCTCAGTGGGGGCGGGCCCTGCGTACCAGCCCCCTGAGCGGGATGTCGGCGAGCCAGAACCAGATGGCCGCGAAGGGGTGCCAGGCGAAGGCGAGCGGGATGGACACGGCGAAGACCAACGCCCGCGCCCCGAGGTCGACGGAGACCGACCAGGCGGAGGCAGCCGCCGCACTGTCCGTCGCCTGGCCGTCCGGCACCGGGGCGTCCGTCGCCCGGCCGTCCGGCACCGGGCCCGCACCAGGCGCCCTCCGGTCACGCCGTCCCGTCCGGAGCACGGCCAGCCCCAGCAGGTTGGTGACGGCGACGGTGGCCGCGTAGATCGCGACCGCGAGTGGTTCGGAGGCGTACTCGGAGAGCAGCGAGGTGGGGAAGGGGAGGAAGGCGATGGCGCCGAGCCAGATGAGCGCGAGCCTGAGCGGGGGCCCCTCGAACCGTGGCACCAGTGCCACGATGCGACGGTGGTCGCGCCAGAAGCCCGCGAGGATGACGAAGCTCAGCGCGTAGGCGCCGAAATCCGGCAGTACGTCCAGGACGGCGTCCCGGAAGCGGGCGTCGTCCAGGTCTCGGGGCACCCGGATGTCGAGCACCAGCAGGGTCATGGCGATCGCGAAGATCCCGTCCGAGAGGGCGGTCAGCCGGTCCGTGCCGCTCGCGCCGTCCGTCTGTGCCCGCTCTTCGCTCACCGGGCCAGCTTCCCCATGGCCGCACCGGCGCCGCGCGGATTACTCCGACGGCGGGCGGGCCGGGGCTGCCGTGTTCCGGCCGTCCGCCCCGCGCCGCACCGGCCCCGTCGGTCAGCGGCCGAGCAGTGCCAGCAGGACGCCCACCGGGTCGGTGCCCGGCATGCCGCGGGGCCACCAGTCCTCGCTGCCGGGGTCGGCTTCGTAGCCGTACCAGAGGTTGTCCCGGCCGAAGCGGAGCTGGAGCGTGCCGCCGGGGTGGCTGAGGTGGTTGCGCCGGGGCTGGAAGCGGGGGAAGTCGGAGGCCGCCAGAGCCGGGCGGGCCCGGTCGAAGGGGCCGGCCGGCGGGTCCCAGGGGGTCTCCAGCACGGCGAGGCCCTCCGCGCCGCCCTGCCGCCAGGCGGCCACGGCGCGGGCGAGGTCGGTGGTGTTCCGGCCGGTGGCGTAGGCGAGTTCGCGGTAGAGGGCCCGGCTGGTGGCGGTGAGCCCGGCGGTGGGTCCGGCGGCGGCCAGCCGCACGGCGTCCTGCCAGGCGCTCAGCCCGGCGATCGGGTCGCGGCCGGTGGTGAGGATCGCGTGGGCGCGGACCGCCGCGTCGGTGGCCAGCTGGTCCAGCGCCAACGGGTCGCGGGAGCCCGGCAGTTCTGGGTAGGCCGGCGGCCTGCCGGGGAGGGCGGGTACGGGCGGCGGGGGCGGCAGCGGCGGCAGGTAGCGCTCGGCGAACGCCTCCCGGGCGGGCACGGAGGGGGCTTCGGGGACCTCGGGGCGCTCGCGGGCGGCGTGCTCGGCGTTGCGCCGGGCGAGCTCGTCCAGGAGTTCGCGCTCACCGCGTCCGCGCAGCAGCAGCAGCACGAAGGGATCGGTGTCCAGCAGACGGGCCGTCTGGTAGCAGAGCGCCGCGACGTGCTTGCAGGGCAGCGCCCGGTCGGGACAGGAGCAGGTCGGGTCGAGGTCGTCGACGGCCGGCAGCAGCCTGACCCCGGCCCCCTCCGCGGTGTCGACCAGGGCGTGCGGCATGGTTCTGGCCAGCAGCGCGGAGAAGTGCCCGGGGCGGGCGGCGACCGCGTCCAGCAGGGTGTCCCAGCCGCTCTCGGTGAAGACCCGCAGGCGGATCTCCGCGCGGTACGGCCGGGGCCTGCTGCCGTGCACGTACGCGACGACCCGGCCGGGGGTGACGGTGATCGCGGCGACGTGGCCCGAGTCCGCGTACGCGCGGCCCCGGGCGAGGCGCCCCTCGTCCAGCGAGAGCCCCTCCAGCGCGTCCACCCAGGCGCGGCCCCACCAGCTGTCCGCGAAGGGCTCGCCCTCGGCGGACGTACGCGCGGGCACGGCCTCGAACGTACGGCGCAGGCCGTCCGGGCCGGGCCGGGCGGCGGGCGCCCGGCTGCCGGCCTGCGCAGCGGGCGTACGGACACCGAGGGAGCGGGCGGCACCGGGAGCGCGGGCGCCGGGGTTGCGGGCGCCAGGGGTACGGGCGCCCGGGGCGGGGCTCACGCGGGCCTCCGGAGCGCGACGAGATCGGCCAGGTCGCGGTCGCTGAGCTCGGTCAGCGCGCCCTCGCCGCTGTCGCCGAGCACGGCGTCGGCGAGGGCGCGCTTGGACTCCAGCAGCTCGCCGATGCGGTCCTCGACCGTGCCCTCGGCGATCAGGCGGTGCACCTGCACGGGCTGCGTCTGGCCGATGCGGTACGCGCGGTCGGTGGCCTGCTCCTCGACCGCCGGGTTCCACCAGCGGTCGTAGTGCACGACGTGGGCGGCGCGGGTGAGGTTGAGGCCGGTGCCGGCCGCCTTCAGGGAGAGCAGGAAGACCGGGACCTCGCCCTGCTGGAAGCGGTCCACCATGCGTTCGCGCTCGGCCACCGGGGTACCGCCGTGCAGCAGCTGCGAGGGGACGGCGCGGGCTTCGAGGTGGGCGGAGAGCAGCCGGGCCATCGAGACGTACTGGGTGAAGATCAGCACGGACCCGTCCTCGGCCAGGATGGTGTCGAGCAGCTCGTCGAGGAGGGCGAGCTTGCCGGAGCGGCCGTCCAGGCGCGGGGCGGGCTCCTTCAGATACTGGGCCGGGTGGTTGCAGATCTGTTTGAGGGAGCCGAGCAGCTTCATGATCAGACCGCGCCGGGCCATCCCCTCCGATGCCTCGATCCGCGCCATCGTCTCGCGGACCGCCGCCTCGTAGAGCGTGGCCTGCTCCCGGGTGAGGGAGACGGGATGGTCGGTCTCCGTCTTGGGCGGGAGCTCGGGGGCGATCCCGGGGTCCGATTTCTTGCGGCGCAGCAGGAAGGGGCGGACCAGCCGGGCGAGGCGCTCGACGGCCTCGTCGTTGCCCAGCCCCGCCGCGGTGCCGGTGTTCTCGGCGGCCCGCGCGTGCCGGGAGCGG from the Streptomyces sp. NBC_01335 genome contains:
- a CDS encoding methylated-DNA--[protein]-cysteine S-methyltransferase produces the protein MTNGALRVEWSVVASPIGPLMLAATGTGLVSVTFHARPSVRDRTLATLRDRLGAEPVEGDGSAAPAAAGRLLDAYFDGTLRAFDLPLDWSLTSGFHRRVLQELAMGVPYGSVVGYGDLAARVGRPDGAQAVGAAMGANPLPIVVPCHRVVESDGGLGGFGGGLETKRRLLELEGVLPQPLF
- a CDS encoding TMEM175 family protein; protein product: MSEERAQTDGASGTDRLTALSDGIFAIAMTLLVLDIRVPRDLDDARFRDAVLDVLPDFGAYALSFVILAGFWRDHRRIVALVPRFEGPPLRLALIWLGAIAFLPFPTSLLSEYASEPLAVAIYAATVAVTNLLGLAVLRTGRRDRRAPGAGPVPDGRATDAPVPDGQATDSAAAASAWSVSVDLGARALVFAVSIPLAFAWHPFAAIWFWLADIPLRGLVRRARPH
- a CDS encoding uridine kinase, which translates into the protein MRFEAITWDRLAEALAAHADGLSPDGGGPWLRIGVDGAPAAGTGPLAERLAQSLRLRGRAVLVVSTEGFLRPASLRYEYGRRDPDSYAQGWFDTGALWREVFGPLEPGGGGRVLPDLWDPVTDRATRSPYHELPEGGVLVLHGPLLLGQWYPFDLSVHLRLSPGALRRHTDEQAQWTLPAFARYEDETAPADHADAVVRADDPRHPAWTGLRARE
- a CDS encoding SWIM zinc finger family protein — its product is MRRTFEAVPARTSAEGEPFADSWWGRAWVDALEGLSLDEGRLARGRAYADSGHVAAITVTPGRVVAYVHGSRPRPYRAEIRLRVFTESGWDTLLDAVAARPGHFSALLARTMPHALVDTAEGAGVRLLPAVDDLDPTCSCPDRALPCKHVAALCYQTARLLDTDPFVLLLLRGRGERELLDELARRNAEHAARERPEVPEAPSVPAREAFAERYLPPLPPPPPVPALPGRPPAYPELPGSRDPLALDQLATDAAVRAHAILTTGRDPIAGLSAWQDAVRLAAAGPTAGLTATSRALYRELAYATGRNTTDLARAVAAWRQGGAEGLAVLETPWDPPAGPFDRARPALAASDFPRFQPRRNHLSHPGGTLQLRFGRDNLWYGYEADPGSEDWWPRGMPGTDPVGVLLALLGR
- a CDS encoding pyridoxal phosphate-dependent aminotransferase; this encodes MEFRQSSKLDEVCYEIRGPVIEQANALEEAGHSVLRLNTGNPALFGFEAPEEIVQDMIRMLPQAHGYTDSRGILSARRAVAQRYQAMGLPDVDVDDIFLGNGVSELISMAVQAFLEDGDEVLVPSPDYPLWTAVITLAGGKAVHYTCDEQSDWNPDLADMAAKITDRTRAVVIINPNNPTGAVYSKETLEGILGLARRHGLLVYADEIYDQILYDDAVHHPVASLAPDLLTLTFSGLSKTYRVAGFRSGWLVVSGPQAHARGYLEGLTTLASMRLCANAPAQYAIQAALGGRQTIRELVAPGGRLHEQRDRAWQKLNEIPGVSCVKPKGALYAFPRIDPKVHNIVDDERFVLDLLLREKIQVVQGTGFNWPRPDHFRILTLPHADDLDAAISRIGRFLEGYRQ
- the uvrB gene encoding excinuclease ABC subunit UvrB, which translates into the protein MRPVSKIERSVAPFEVVSPYQPSGDQPAAIAELEKRIRAGERDVVLLGATGTGKSATTAWMIEKLQRPTLVMAPNKTLAAQLANEFRELLPNNAVEYFVSYYDYYQPEAYVPQSDTYIEKDSSINEEVERLRHSATNSLLTRRDVVVVASVSCIYGLGTPQEYVDRMVQLKVGDEIDRDQLLRRFVEIQYTRNDLAFTRGTFRVRGDTIEIFPVYEELAVRIEMFGDEIEALSTLHPLTGEVISEDTSLHVFPATHYVAGPERMEKAITGIEQELEERLATMEKQGKMLEAQRLRMRTTYDIEMLRQIGTCSGVENYSMHFDGRSPGTAPNTLLDYFPEDFLLVLDESHVTVPQIGAMYEGDASRKRTLVDHGFRLPSALDNRPLKWEEFQERIGQTVYLSATPGNYELSRGDGFVEQIIRPTGLVDPEIVVKPTEGQIDDLVHEIRTRTERDERVLVTTLTKKMSEDLTDYFLELGIQVRYLHSDVDTLRRIELLRELRSGEYDVLVGINLLREGLDLPEVSLVAILDADKQGFLRSATSLIQTIGRAARNVSGQVHMYADKVTPAMAQAIDETNRRREKQIAYNTERGIDPQPLRKKINDIVASIAREEVDTEQLLGTGYRQTKGAKAPVPALGGKASKAGEAKADSGKARARGAVTSDRPAEELSGIIEEMTERMRAAAADLQFEVAARLRDEVGELKKELRQMKEAGIA
- a CDS encoding TerD family protein, translated to MTVNMTKGQAISLQKQDGGTLTAVRMGLGWKAAARRGFFGSRTREIDLDASAVLFADKQPVDVVFFRHLVSDDGSVKHTGDNLVGGAGAGGDDEAILVDLARVPVHIDQIVFTVNSFTGQTFQEVQNAFCRIVDETNGQELARYTLDGGGQYTAQIMAKVHRASAGWQMTALGNPANGRTFQDLMPAILPHL
- a CDS encoding winged helix-turn-helix transcriptional regulator — protein: MPRQQQPAARPVRRRSYDQFCATARALDSVGDRWTLLIVRELLAGPRRYTDLHADLPGVSTDVLASRLKDMEQSGLALRRKLPPPAAASVYELTDRGRELLPVLTALAQWGAPALDERRPTDAVRAHWFALPLRRSLAATAHSGLVEVHLDEGEFHVRTGPVPPGEEVYGYGAAPHADARIVLDAELCLAMGREETGFAQAVKDGRIEVYGESPLATELRGG
- a CDS encoding MHYT domain-containing protein, producing MQGTVDGFSYGLVTPVAAFLMACLGAALGLRCTARSVRIAGPNRSGRPYRAGWLALGATSIGSGIWTMHFIAMMGFRIDEASITYDRPLMYASLAVAIVMVGIGIFIVGYRGATPLALVTGGTLTGLGVASMHYLGMAAIAFHGRFAYSTATVALSVVIAVVAATAALWAAVSLHGLLPSLGAGIVMGAAVSGMHYTGMAALRVHLVSGASDGSGSEPIGSILVPLLVGPLAFLLLAGVIVLFDPLIVGGDPGRDEDPRRTGTDRRGIPVQRRGDTTAEPVFDSARRPRRP